The bacterium genome segment ATGCATATGAATTCACTTCTCTTGATAAAGTAATTTCTATTGCGGAAGAAATTTCTGCAGAAAATCATTTTAGTGTGATTGAATTTCCTATGAATATTTTTGAAAAAGATGCCGCTTTAAGAGCTAATCAATCTAATAATATGACTTTGCTCGATTTAGCCGTAAATAAAAAATTAGGAGTGTTAATTAACAGACCTTTGAATGCAATTTTAAACAACAAATTAATTAAACTTGCAGAACCGATAATTCCAGTAATTCCAACGGCAGATATTATTAATACTGAATTAGAAAACATTAATAAACTTGAAAAATCTATACTTCAAAAATTAAAATTATATGTAAGTGATGAAATCTCAAATGAGATAACGCATAGCCTGTTTGTATTTGAAGAACTAAAAGACAGTTGGTCAAGTTATAATGACATTTTTCACTGGAAGAATGCTCTTAATCAGCATTTTTTACCAAGATTTCATTACTACAAAAATTTTATTAAAAATAATTCATTGAAAAATGAAGAATTTGAAATGGATTTATTTAGTTGTACATTCAAAATAGGTAAGCTTTTTAGTTTTATCAGCGCTTATTGGGATAACGAATATCTGAAATTTACTGCTGATATTAAATCCAAATTAACTGCTTTAGCACCTGAGCTTGCAACGACAACAAGACTTAGTAATATGGCAATTAGAACATTAAGAGCTACAAGAGGGGTAACAACTGTTTTGGTCGGAATGACTCATCTACCTTATGTTGCTGATGCGATTAATGAGTT includes the following:
- a CDS encoding aldo/keto reductase gives rise to the protein MTINAFASINGTKLFSDKFTELKYNSLGKTGLLVSEIGFGSYRIDIRSPLNRDALKKALLSGVNLIDTSSTYTDGNSELLIGEVLTEIINANLLSRESVVVVTKGGYIQGENYILSQERKDENFPFKDLVEYEEGLEHCIHAEFLDDQITRSLERLNLKTIDVYLLHNPEYYLKWAKNNNIDKETARKTYYARIKKAFEYLEKEVQKGRIRHYGVSSNTFPNDADAYEFTSLDKVISIAEEISAENHFSVIEFPMNIFEKDAALRANQSNNMTLLDLAVNKKLGVLINRPLNAILNNKLIKLAEPIIPVIPTADIINTELENINKLEKSILQKLKLYVSDEISNEITHSLFVFEELKDSWSSYNDIFHWKNALNQHFLPRFHYYKNFIKNNSLKNEEFEMDLFSCTFKIGKLFSFISAYWDNEYLKFTADIKSKLTALAPELATTTRLSNMAIRTLRATRGVTTVLVGMTHLPYVADAINELKSPVNKDFEWNKINISVD